GACGATGGTCTGGCCTGGCCAGAGAAAGGGAATAACGCCCAGACAGAAGAGGCCTGTAAtgcctctcttcctccactgGGGACATCCGAAACccttcacacacagaacacTCCCTTCGCCCTGCACCTCCCTCCCAGGTCCCGTCTTCTCCGCATCGCTGATTAACGGGCTGCTTCACAGCGTTGTGTACACAGGAAGAAGGTTTTGCCATAAAATCTGTTGTTGCTTGAAGTTCGGACGACCAATCGCCTCACTAACAAAGTAATCTGTAACTATACTTATAGCTGATTCATTGTTTGATTGTGTCTGCACGCAAAAATGCCAAATGTTTACTGGTACTGGCTGCTCAGAGGATTTCTACGTTTCTCTGTTTTGGTAAACTGATGGACACAGAATGATCTAGAccttaattgattaattaagaAATGCTCAGCAGGTTAATTGATATCTTTTTATAGttatgcttgtgttttttttttattttaaagaaccCGAGGGGAAAGGTTAGCGTATCTTCATGAGGGGTGATAAATGTAAGCCATCGCTCTTGTGTTgtttgtaaaaagaaaaacttgAAGTGCCTTCTTTCATTCCTGCTTGTTTAAACCTTTCtctatgtgtgtatatgtgttccTGTATTGTATTGGTCATACACACCGTGTCCTGATCATCATGCTTGATGTGGTACAGATGTTCTCATCAGAGCGATACTACAGCTGTATGTGCGTCCCCGTGGGACACGATGGGCTCGCTGCTGTCTGAAATTCAGACCCCCTCAGCATGTGTTCTCTAACTTATTTTCAGTGTGTTCTTGTGACAGTGAGCCAAGTGTTCAATGCTAACTGTAAGCGTTGTGCCACAAAATGCTTCAGATACTGCTCAAACGGGTCATATGTGAGGTCAGAGGGCGACTTTCAAATCACATCGTTTCATTGGGCTGAAGAATAAAAAGTCctttgggttgtttttttgGTACATCTAGTCAGGTGGTTTAATGAGGAAACATTCACCCTCAATTGAAAAATATAAAGGAGGAGTTCAATAAAGACATGTTTGCTGCCAACTGGGATCTGCAAGTCTGGGTTTTCACTCTGTTGGAACACATACAAACCACAGACTGAAAGACatgaaaaatattttctttattacaaTATTCTCCACATGTACCTGTTAGTAAAAAGGTGCATTGCTGCGTTAGTGAACTGTGCAACGTAGTGTTGTAATCAatataaaaaacactttaaattaaGCCAAGTCATAGTTTTGGACATGCTCATTCTTCCGTGTCCATAATCCTGAAGAAGCTGAAAATTAgaagatgtttatttttattttttaaaactcCACATCACTACAAACACGTCCCTTTTTGATCCTAGTGAACATGAACTATTCAGTCATAACAACAATCACAATTCCACAAATCATCAAGGACCATATGAATGACTCACCGCTACATAATATGCGTTTGTATGAATGAAGTCAATGTCATGAGTGAAGGAtgaacagttaaaaaaaaaacttccagtAGCTGTACTCGGTGCAATGCAcgagtggaaaaacaaatgtacaAAGTCCTTTTAAATATTCACAAGTTAAACTAATTACAACCAAAAATATTTAAGGCGTCTTCAGTTGAAATCTGTACAATCACATATAATTAACGATTAGCCCTTTAGGGAGAAGAACAGAAAGCAGAACAAGTTGGGTGTTAATGCTTCATTAGTCGACGGCGCTAAAGGCTGCAGCTGAGGGACACGGTGGTTTAATGTTGATGTGGGATGAGATGAACAtcaaaaaaaagacagaacgCTTGACTGGAGTGGTGTTCGTGAGAGAAGCCTTTTACAAAGCCAGTCGCAGTTTTCAGCATTAACACGTCGTTACCCCGTCGCCGAGCTCTCTGACAGCCTGTAAACGTCATTGCACTTATTTTGAGGTTTTCAAGGTTTTGTTCTTAAAAGAAATTTGTATTAATTAATTTTGCATTTTCAAACCCAGATGCACAACCAATTAGATCtcattaatttaataaatacaaaaaaagagtaaaaaatTTGAGCGGGCGCTCTGTTCAGCCTGGCCAAGTATTGAAGGTTTGTCATATCTTTCTGAATTTAGTAAACTGGAGACAATCAtaattaatgactattaaagcaGATATAATTTGGTATTTGGCCAAGCTCAACGTACCCATTTTGGTATTTCAGTTAAATTTCGTCTTCTTGAACTGTTTTTGATTTTAGTTTTGGTGTTGTTTTAGTGCGAGGCAATCACTTTGTCAAGGCTGCAGTGGCTCTGGGACGAAGGTCTGACCTCGTCGTTGTCTGCTTCCAGGAGCGGGGAGAGGTCTGTGtctccccccgcctcctcccgccgGGCAAGCCGTCAGTCGCGGTGGCTGTCGCCCGGGGGCGTGATGCTGAAGACGCGAATGCGCAGGTGGGAGGCGATCTGGAGGCACACGCCTGTACAGTACCGCGTCAGATCCAGGAGAGAGAGAACCTGTGGAAAAGTCATCACATGCTTCTTTAGTGGCCGTGAACCAGTCCTTTGTGGGTTGGCATGTCATTTGACACTATTTCCTCTAAATGGTCTCAGTATGTGCACATTCCATCAGCCGCCCACACAGGTGCAGCTTCCTGATTAGATCAGTCCAGTGCAGCACGAACCAGGCCTGAAATGACAACTGTGTCAACTGTTCCTGGTGAATTCAGTAGGTTCAGTAACACAGACCCACCCAACCTGAGCCAACGTTTAAGCAGAGTAACTCTAAACACCTGTGAGAGCGTGCATGGACTCCAGAGGTTACAGCACTTACAGATATAGAGAAAAAGAAGTAAGATGCAAATCTGtgtcacaaagaaaaaaaactgtgatgaataaaattaattatGTTATGTAACTGTATTAGATTAAGGGTTTTGTTCCTAATCAGCAGGACAGAGCTACTATGAAGAAGGAAACCGTCTACTTTGAAGGTATGTATGTCTGTATTAATTAACTTTAATTTGTAATAACACGTGTCTCGGTCTCGTACTGACCATGGCGATCCAGAGAACTATGTGCTCGTCGATGAAGCTGTTGAAGTACTggttgaggaagaggaggctgggGCCTATAAAGGCTGTGTCTGGCAGGTGCAGCTCACTCTTCGTCATGTGCGCTATCTACACAGGAGACAGTGAGAGCATTAACCACGGTTTGCACCGAGTCACGGGATCAGTCGCAGGGTGCGTAGACGTACCACCAGCTTGTTGGAGATCTTGGCGATCACCATGCCGAAGGCGAGCAGGTACAGGCAGGGGTGATGCTCGAACAAGTGGCTTGACGACTTCTTGAAAATGATGAAGGCCAGTGTGAGAACGAGGCCGATGTGCAAACCGGGAGTCAGCACACTGGTGTCCTGAACAGAGGGCACGTCATTAAGGATGCATCATAGTCCATCAACCATACAGGTGTTTAACTGTGCGTGTGGACTTACAGCTACGGTGGAGCCGTTTTTGCCCACACCTCCATTTAAAATGACATAGAAGTAGTTGTAGCAGGAGTAGAGAGCTCCTCCAATGATGCCCAGGATGGGGAAGATGTACATCTTGAGGCCAATGACGGGCAACTGTGGAAACACACCGTAGTCATTTGGTCTGAGGACACGAAGGCCTCGTCCTCGAAGGAAGAAGAAAGGTGCTCGTATGGAAGCTGCAGTCATGCCGAGCGTGATGGGAGGGCGAAGCGGGTGACATTATCAGCTATTGGAGCCAGACCATGTCCGACGGATGACCTGCTGCCATGGCATTAGCTACCCATATTTACCTTCTCACTTCCCTCATGTGTTGTTAAGTGAAGCCTCCAAAGGCAGCACAGAGTAAAAGTAAAGCAcattctatttaaaaaaacactagtACTAAAAACTAGAGACTGATCAATATAGTGTAAAAACTACACTCAAGGAGAAACCCcactgttcctgtgtgtgtacagcgtgtGAGAAAGGGATTATTGTCACATACCGTAGCTTGCCAGAGGCTCACGCCGCCAAAAGCCGACATCAGATACATGATCATGATGGCAAACTGCACCTCTGTGACGTCAACCCTGTGAGGAAGGCGACAGGGAGCCGCGTCGTCAGAGAAGAGCAGCGCTGAGGAATAacgcgagtgtgtgcgtgactTACAGGCCGAAGCGCAGCGTTCCAGACACGTAGGTCTGCCAGTGGGCACagaagaacatgaacatccCGATGAAGCCGCAGAAGAAGATCCAGTTCGGTAAAGCGCCGATGCCACAGGAAATGCATGTCCCCACAGCAACAAAGACTGAAGGGCAACAAAAACAATGTGACCCTGACATTCTGGTGCTGGGATTTTGTTCCATTTAGACTTGATGTTTGTGTAAGCACCTGTGGAGACGGCGTCACAGCCATGGTCAAAGAGCTCTCCGAGGGGCGAGCTGCTGTTGGTCCTCCGCGCTTGTTTCCCATCAATAGCATCCAGAGACTGATAGATAAAGAGGCCCAGCGCACTCAGGATGAAGGCCCATGCTGGCGCcttgagagaggaggaggaggacaaaaagACTATTTATTGCTTCGgttctgtttgtgtgaaagGCATAAACCTGAAATAAACTGTTTGTTTATCAGTTATTACATCAAATAAAAAGATCCTTCACCCCAACAATTACAGTATCCTTCTTTACTTTTTGGTAGGTTTAGACTGACTGCACAGGACGGCTGACACCAGAGTTGGTTCCTCCAACTAGGATGAAGGTTATGGACCATCTGGACACTTGAGCGAGCCAACGGTGTGTTTACCAatgcaatgtgtgtgtgcttgtgagAGAGATAGATTTCCCAGAGAGTTCAAGAATCCCACGCTGTCTACAGTAAATATTCAGAGACCCTGCTGCTTTCCTCTAGAGCAGGGGTCTGCacccctggtcctcgagagccagtGTCCTGGTGGTTTTCCAATTCTCCCCGCTGATTaccttgttcaggtgtgtcagttagctgctgattggataAACACACCGGGTCAAGGTCAAGATACTGTCTGTCAAAGACCAGGGTTGCAGACTCCTCCTCTAGAGGCCACAGTCAAAGGGTCTGTGCTCTGAGAGTGGATGTTTGCTTtcctcactgactgactgtaaCAGCAGAGGAAAGTGACAGTGACAGCACATTGCACGGACTGTGGACCTGGTTGCAAGGTGTAAcgctgataaacacacacacacacacacacacacacacacacacacacactcctatgGAGGAGATAAGTGGACCATAGGTCGCCTGCCAGCTCAGAGAGATGTTCCAAGGATCAGCCTTGTATTTTAAGCAAAACAGTAGTTGTGTGTCTAGGGCAATTTCACAAAACAACTAGTTCCTTGTTGATTTACTGACTAGTCCGTGTTCATGGTAACTGAGCAAAAGAAGCTGGCTTCTGCGTTGTGTCACCAACCGCGTCCGGGTAAACACGACGTCAAAGCTGACAAGTTTCCAAGTACGCAAAAAGACCACGTGACCCGTCTAGTCCCAGTATAGTCCTCCCATTGAGGGGCGCGATTAAAACTGTCTACTGAAAACACGTTCTGATTAAGGTTCTGCCCTGAATTATCAAGCTTAAAACTGTAATCGGCGTCAGGAGCAACACGCATTAAGGAAgcagaaatgtgaaaaacactATTATTGACCTGGGGGCTGGAATGTAAAACGGATTAAAAACGTAGCCTCCAGGGATTAAAATTGTAACTGAATTTGTGGGCTTGCATTGATATGGACTGAGCAGATGTCCTCGTTAATGTAATTAAGCCAACATCTGAATTGAGGATTGGTGCCCGGGGACACGTCATTAGGGTTTGTTCTGTCAACTTCAGCGCTTACTCACCTCCTCTTTGGCCGTGGGACAATAATACACAAGAATCACCGTGGACACTATGTTGACCAGCAGTCCCACTATAGTCAGCGTGTTGGGTGCGACCCATGTCGGGATCTGCTGGACCAGCCAGTTCCAGTAGATCTGGCACGGCGGCTCGAACAGGGACCGACCAGACGCGCTGTACTTGTGCTCCTCCAAGCGCTTGAGTTGTGCGGGTGACAGCGGCTCCGGCCACAGGAAATGTGGCATCGTTCAAACGCCTCCTCACGCGTCGAATTACCGTCAGAAAACGTCCAAATCGCCTCGACTGGTGCCCCGGACAGGCCTAGTTTCTCTCTGTTGACTCCAAGAATTAAGGGCTCATTTGGCATTTATAGCTGACTCGAGGAGGCCATTTCCACAGCGGAACCAAAGAATGTCGATAGCACGTACGTTTCCGATCGAGCCGACAGGAAGTGAGGTACCGGAAGCTAATAATATAACTGTGCACTACGATCCTTACATATtgtatgtaaaatgtaattacaaaaaacaaatgccATAGTAAGTGTTtgcccatttaaaaaaaatctaaaaaaaactcatttttTCCTATTTCCTgttctaaaaatatattttttagcGTTAAGTAATTTATAAAttcactaataataataataataataataataataataataataataataataataataataataataataataataataataattgatgatcatcaataataataatcatcaataataatagaataaaatgaaatgtaattttatttaaaatatcttTGCCTTTAAAACAGCCATATCTTTTTAAATACTCTTGAAAAGTAAACTATAATTAAATAGGACTGCTTGAAATGATAGAAGCATTTTGACACAGCTTTGGTTTTCCATACGTAACcataatatttacaatattccTATAAAAATTCAAATATCAGCATGGTTTCTGAGTGTTGgcttttctgctctttgtcttaGGTAAGAGGTAAAACTTAAAGACAGGAGTAAATCTGAGTATGTTTGGATTTCATCTGTATATTTTTGTAAAGTTTGCATTAATCAGCCACAATATAATTTCTGAATGTACTTTAATTGTAATCCACATGTCTTAATTACAAAGTTAAAGGCTTTCACACATGACTGAGGTTCAATCAAGCCTCAAGTGCAGTGTGAATTCAAAAATCATGTGTCATGCAGAATATGTAATGGACTGTGCATAAACGTCTACATTTTCACAAATAAATAACCacaaaaaagtgaaataaacatTCACATTAACATGATTTGTCTTCAAAAGAAGACTCAACATATTCATTTACTGTGTCTAATGTTGCTAAAAGCTTTACTGTCTGTATAAAAATACCTTGATGTCATACAAACACCAAACTATAGTTATACATTCCCCCAAAACACTGCCAACATGCATCTGAGCTGACACGGAGACTTTCAAACGCAACCACGTGACAAAAAAAATGGCTTTTATTTTCTACAGTAACTAGctccacacctgcacacagcaTGCCACACCACAGTACACCCCTCCCCACACCTCTTGATCCATCTTGCTATCCACCTtcaagctgctgacgtcagcagcttagaAAAGAATATCACTTAAGTGtcttattgcacatttgttactTGTCCTGCTCGACAATTTTTGTCTCGTTCATGTACTTGTCAATCAAGTTTAGGGGCACTCCACGCTGCATGAGTTCGAAGAAGCTGAAACCTCCTAGAGGACAAGAGGAAAAAGGCTTTTATAATAGTGTTGGGAGggagaaggaagaaaaggaaggagacaCGCAGAATGCAAAGAGACCAGGAGTTCAGACATAGTCAGAATAACCCAGAGTTAGTTTTATTCACTTGATCCTTTGCACTTTTATTCAACACcagccaagaaaaaaaaaacacatactgGTATGCATACGTATTTGCTCATAGCATCACACTGCCTCACCATTTGCTGCTCAGGATTTCTCTGCAGGTTAGAAAGTTTGCAAACATCTCTCTTTACTTACCTTTTCTGTGGCTCGAGTTAATGGATAGCTAAGGGAATCTCGGGAAAAGCTGTCATGCaaatcatgttttattaaagctCAGTTTCCCTTTTTCGTCCTGCTTTTGTAGAGAAAGACGCTACAGTCCCACGGTGTGAGAAAAGCGAGGTTACGGATGCCGGTTGGAGGATGCATAATGAATGACATAAGCTTCATATGCCAAATCCATATGAAAGCTTACCTTCTATGAGAACATACATTCACAATTCTTGCATTTGGActgggggagagagaagagaataGGGGTTAACAAAATGTTTACATGGAGTTATATGTGTGCATCAGGGAGAACCGCTGAATTATTACTGGGCTCTTATATGAGGAGTTAACTGTGTGGCTTAAAGACGACGCTGGAATCTGTGGAGAACAAGAACATCACAGCTCTGTATGTTATGCCTACTGAGGTGTGACCGTGTGTTTATGAACAGGATGAACTGGATAGGACACAGGTGATAAACCTCTACATGTGGTGAAGATGAAGAAGTGTCACCAGATATTATGTGAACACACATgaacagattattattattatgatgccATTTCTCTTTTTATCAGCTAAGACTTTATTTTTGAATGTTTAAATGGTGCAGCTGGATTTAgtatatttctgcttttatctcAGCTACTGGTTACTTAACACGTCAGGACCAAATCCAGATACTTACATGTCGTCGCCTTACGTGTGCTCAGCCCAATAGAAGACTGTGAGACAGCTCAAACACTACAATACGCAGCTGGTTTCCCAAAGTTGTGTTGTTTAAGAATATTATTAGATTATAATTAACTAATTATTAATCCTAAAATAAACCagtgttatttttcttttttatgcaAATATTCAGTAATCTAAAAAAGAGGTGTGTTGTTATTAACCAACagataaattaaacaaaactaaCGTTGAGAAACCAGATTTGACTGTTGACAGATACTCAGGGAGGTGGCTCCTGTgccacactgacctttgacctccagcttGCAGTCCACTTGGGCTTCTCCCAGGTCATTGATGGCCTTGCAGGTGTATAAGCCTCCGTCATAAGGACTGGGCTTCCTGATCTCCAGAGTGCATACTCCCTGGTTGCTGAACATGCGGTAGCGTGGGTCGTCTAAGATGATGATCTTATTCTTCATCCAGACCACTTTGGCCTGCAGTAGATGAATATGGATGTCATAAATATGTCACTCAGATTATCTAAACCACACAGCAGCCACCCACCCTCGGGTTTGCACGGACGCTACAGTTCAGAGTAGTGTTGTAACCGGCAATGGCGAACGTGTTGATGAGCGGCTGCGTGAACTTCGGCGCCTCCTTAAAGTCGCGGTCGTTGTACTCGGGCGTCTTCACCTGCAAGCCTGTGGGGGGAAGGGTAAAGGAACGGGGTTGTGCATGATACTGGCACTGAGCGGTATCATGTGGGGGGCTCCCTATGTGATGAGGGAAAGACAACGTTGGTTTATTTATCATGGTCTCGGACAGTGACACCAGCGTTCAAGGGCCTGTCAGTCATAGACCAACCCACATAGCTTTGAAGGTGAGGGTGGAAAACATCACTGACAGTACCTTtcagaaaacagctgtggaaATAAACAGGCAGCAAATTATTCGATATGTCTGATGTTTGTTTTCGTTTTGGAAGCATTTTCCCAGTTTACGACAGAGTGACCTCAGACGCTGTCTTGCTACCGCCACTCTACCTTCTTTGACGATCAGGGCGCTCTTCTTGGTTTGAGTGGCAGCTTCACTCAGGCCGCACATATTCTCCGAGAAGATCCTGAAGAAGTACTCGTTGCCGACCACCAGCTCGGTGATGGTGATGCAGGTGCGGTGGTAGTGTTCGATGCATGTGAACCATTCCTGCAAAGTGGAGTCAAGCATGTGGCTGAAGTGTGGACTTTTGCCACATTTGTGTCATTTCAGCCAGTAAACTCTTTTGCTACCATCGTCTTCTTGTCCGCCTTTTGAATGGTGTAGCCTGTTATTGGAGCGTTGCCGTTGTCTTTGGGAGGGGTCCAGACCAGAGCAACGTTTCCTCCCCACACATCTTCAATTGTGACACACTGAGGGGGTCCAGGCAGGTCTAATAGCCAGAGAAGAACCCGCACACTTAATGTAGAGTACCGGTCTTAAAAATCGATAGAAGTCACAGTTTTTATCCCTCTTTATGCCAATATTGATCCATTTACTCACCTACAATCTGTATGTCTATTATTGCTGTGTCCTTATGGTTTTCAACCTGCACTGTCATCTCATACTTCCCAGAGTGGCTGCGTTCGGCCTTACGGATGAAGATGATGCTGTCACAGTCTGTGTTACGGATGCTGACGTGCGAGGGCTCTATGGGTTTGCCCTCCTTCAGCCAGGTGACCTTCGGCCGCGGTTTGCCCTGCAGCGTCGGATGGGTTAGTATTTGGAATAAAGGTGTGGCAGATACTGTAGAAACTGCATTCATGGTGGGCTGATTTACCATGAAAGGCACCACAAGGTTGACTGTTTCTCCAACTCTGCGGGTGTATGTCTGCTTGAGGTGTCGGGGGACGCGGATCTTGGGTGGTTCTGTGGGGAAATGAACCTCAGGTTGTAGGTTTGAGGTAAAGTAAGATTGTAGGTGTTAAGGCTTCACTCACCAATGACTTCTTTGACCAGGATAGAGTGCTGAAGCGTCCGAGGAGCGCTGGCTCCGGCGGCGTTGATGGCCTTGACTCGCACTAAAATCTTGCACCCTGGGCTCAGACCAGTGATCGTGTATTTGGTCTTTTCAGTCAGTTCCTTGTTGGATACCACCCAGTCAttggctgcagaggaaaaataATGTTAGGAGGCATAATTGCACCAGCTGGCAACGACAACAGGCCTGTCTGTATGTTTTCTTTGTGCTTGGTCACGGTGAGTTAATGCTGATTCTATCCTGCCCTCAGTCTTCATCTGTCATGAGTTCTTTCTTACTATTTGCATGAACTGATTCGTGGTCTCTCTTACAATGTTTAGGTTGACTCACTTCCTTCGATGCAGTACTCCACCAAGTACCCATCCAGACCAGCAGCTCCGATGGTTTCTGGAGGACGCCATTTCACAGTCACTGTGGTGTCGGTGACGTCGTCCACAACCAGCATGGTGGGTTCGCtggtgacagctgtgtgtggaggcgTGTTCCAGTTATTTTTAGCTATTTGATTCACAACAATGCATGTAAAGGAGATGGCAAGGCATCCATAATGGTAAACGAGAAACAAGAGCAGTggtccctctctctgtctcattgGCTGCTGTTCTGGCCTTCTATTCTTGTATTCTGAATCACGGTCAACTCCTACTGCACTGCTGACAGACCTGATCTTCTAAACCTCTAATCCGCAGATGATTTGGCAGCCATTATAAGACATAGTTAATAACCCCCTCTAAAGCTGCGGTGCATGGAGTGGAGGTCACAGAATGTTTGGGATGGCGGTCCACGCGGAGGAACAGCTGTGTTGCTGGGGTACCAAGGTCAGATAACACATGCACTGTTCCAGGCCCACTCTTTGAAACTTTCTCCCACTAATATGAAGTACAGTAGTGGTTAGACAAACTGAAGCCTTATGTAAGGGTGTAATACCTCCCTAGAGAGATTATTGGCAGCTGTTCAGTCTGCTAAGTGGATATTCCAGGAGACTACTTACCAAGAGGGGTAAACGCTTTAGACGGTTCACTGGGCTTGGACACACCTATCGCATTGATGGCAAAGATCCTCACTTCATACGGCACACCTTCAATCATCTTCTTGGGCTCGAATGAGGTTTCTTTGATTAGGTCAAAGTTCAGTCTCATCCATCTGGAgctctgtttcttttttctctcaATAAAGTAACCTTTGAAGGGGATGAGAAGATCAGTATTGGATCATAATTTTATCCTCTTTCTTGTCTGGATGTACCGGTTAAATATATGACAGACTGCTTTTTTGCTGACGTTTGATCAAAGCTTTACCTAAAATTGGTGAACCTCCATCATATTTCGGAGGTTCCCATGTCATAGAACACCAGTCACCACCCACCACTGGGACTAGAGGAGCGTCTGGAGGATCCGGGATGTCTGCAGATGCCACAAAACCATACTTAGGCTTCAAAAAGCTTCCAGCTCTCCATGTGGTCTGCAGATTCAAATGTTTTGCAATCTCTTACCCACGACCTTGATTTTGATGCTGGCGGAGGCCTCTCCCGCCTCATTCTGCAGGACTATTTTGTAGTTTCCAGagtcctccctctctgtgatcTCAATCGTCAGACTCGTTTGGTCACCGTATGTTTCAGCTCGAACACGGTGGCCTGATTCAAGAATTACCTGAGGCATGATAGTTAATCACAAGCCTGAGATAAAGTCAGCAGacttttttaattgctttagGTGTAGAGatgtaaatatttgaaaatgtTTGGGTTGGTATCAAGTGTCTGTGAGAGATGCACTGAGCTCACCCGTTCTCCCTTCATCCACACCACTCGTGGTGCTGGTTCTCCACTAATGGGGATCTCCAAGCGAAGTTTGTTTCCTGCCACCACTGTCATAGTGTTGTCTGGGAGGTTCAAGCTGTCTAAGTGCACCCTAGGCGGGTCTGTCAAGAATAAAACAGACGTTGCACTCAACGGCTGAAACCACGTAGCAACACATGCAAACTGATGAGGAATCATTTCTGTACCAATGATGTGGATTTTGGCTGAGAGACTCTGTGAATATCCCTCAGGTACAAAGGTGTAATCTCCTGCATCATGAAGTGAGCTGGTCTCAATTTCAAGTCTGTGGACTCTGCAAACCAACCAAAAACATCAGTCAGTAGTTGCTTAATGCTGTTTGGGAGTCACGGCGTTAAGACGAGCAGACATACTTGTTTCTGTGTATGATGTTGATGCGGTCGTTGGGCTGGATCAGCTGCCCGTTCCTGTACCACCGGCCTGGGACGTTGCCTGGGAAGATCTCACAGTGCAGTTTGATGGGTTGGCCCAGCATCACCGTCATATCCTGCAGGTCCACGAAAACCTTTAGAGGTTTCACTGAAAGGAAAGTAGAGCATGATAGAGAAAATTAATCTTAAACACTATTTATTCAAGTAATAGAAACTGTTGTGATTCAGGATTCCACATACAGTCAACCTGTACGTGAGCCTCAGACGTGCCGCCAGTGGCCATGATGGAGTACGTTCCCGTATCCTCTCTGGAGGCATCATCAATCACCAAGTAGTGCTTGGTTCCCTCACTCTTAACCCGGTATCTGGAGCGCACGCCTGTTGGGACCTCAACGCCATTTTTCATCCTGCAGGACGAAGGAGCATTGTAAATTCTCTTGCACGTATGTTGATCACATAGCAGCAGTCTTGAGGCCGACACAGTTCTAAGTCTCACCATTTGACTTGAGCCCCTTCCTCTGACACCTCACACTCCAGCTCAATCCTCTCATTCACCGTAGTCTTCACAGGCTCTATACCTTTTATTATCTTAACGGGCAACTCTgcaggacagagcagcaggagggaacTGATCAGGGCCCAACTGGCATGTAAACAAGTCTGCAGCACATTCATGTACTTCTTGGTAAGTTGAGTTGTGAAAGGTTAATGACGTCACCTTTGACAAACAGCTCAGTGGTGCACTTCTCATCTCCTGCAGCTACAGCGTAGGCTGCATCATCGTTCATGGTGCAGTTGTTAATGACCATAATCCTCTGAGTGCCCTTATGCTCAAAAATATACCTGAACAGGAATTCAACTAGTTAAATCACCGGTAGGAGAAAAACAGTCAGACAGGACAGTTTGGAACGTAAAGATATGAATCTGTGTTGCTTCAAACTGTTAATTTGATTGAAAAAGCAAAAtatcacaaaatataaaataccgTATGAAAATA
Above is a window of Betta splendens chromosome 9, fBetSpl5.4, whole genome shotgun sequence DNA encoding:
- the mybpc1 gene encoding myosin-binding protein C, slow-type isoform X13 — protein: MPEPTKKDEMPNGQPEEDASSAKKLSVDLPNDSVPAMGRKDSVWSLGEGQAPEDLDKPIDNPPLSILLIEKPQSASVPVGGDITFVAKVEAKDLLRKPTIKWFKGKWMDLASKTGKHLQLKETFERATKIHTFEMHIIKAKENYAGNYRCEVTYKDKFDSCSFDLEVKETEQGTQNIDIRSAFKRSSEGQEDAGELDFSGLLKHRNQREPKQQDDTPEVDVWEILKNARPDEYEKIAFMYGITDLRGLLRRMKKIPKEEKKSEAFAKRLEPAYQVDKGGKIRLVVDLADPTVDLKWYKNGQEIRPTPNQRKYIFEHKGTQRIMVINNCTMNDDAAYAVAAGDEKCTTELFVKELPVKIIKGIEPVKTTVNERIELECEVSEEGAQVKWMKNGVEVPTGVRSRYRVKSEGTKHYLVIDDASREDTGTYSIMATGGTSEAHVQVDLKPLKVFVDLQDMTVMLGQPIKLHCEIFPGNVPGRWYRNGQLIQPNDRINIIHRNKVHRLEIETSSLHDAGDYTFVPEGYSQSLSAKIHIIDPPRVHLDSLNLPDNTMTVVAGNKLRLEIPISGEPAPRVVWMKGERVILESGHRVRAETYGDQTSLTIEITEREDSGNYKIVLQNEAGEASASIKIKVVDIPDPPDAPLVPVVGGDWCSMTWEPPKYDGGSPILGYFIERKKKQSSRWMRLNFDLIKETSFEPKKMIEGVPYEVRIFAINAIGVSKPSEPSKAFTPLAVTSEPTMLVVDDVTDTTVTVKWRPPETIGAAGLDGYLVEYCIEGTNDWVVSNKELTEKTKYTITGLSPGCKILVRVKAINAAGASAPRTLQHSILVKEVIEPPKIRVPRHLKQTYTRRVGETVNLVVPFMGKPRPKVTWLKEGKPIEPSHVSIRNTDCDSIIFIRKAERSHSGKYEMTVQVENHKDTAIIDIQIVDLPGPPQCVTIEDVWGGNVALVWTPPKDNGNAPITGYTIQKADKKTMEWFTCIEHYHRTCITITELVVGNEYFFRIFSENMCGLSEAATQTKKSALIVKEGLQVKTPEYNDRDFKEAPKFTQPLINTFAIAGYNTTLNCSVRANPRAKVVWMKNKIIILDDPRYRMFSNQGVCTLEIRKPSPYDGGLYTCKAINDLGEAQVDCKLEVKGGFSFFELMQRGVPLNLIDKYMNETKIVEQDK